A window of the Azospirillum formosense genome harbors these coding sequences:
- the ppk2 gene encoding polyphosphate kinase 2, whose translation MAKKLKTAHRLECAQSKLKRRDYERALAELHVELVKLQQWVVQKGMKVCVVFEGRDTAGKGGTIKAITERVSPRVFRVVALPTPTEREKSQMYIQRYIPHLPAAGEIVIFDRSWYNRAGVERVMGFCTEEQVKRFLDAVPSVEKAIIESGVVLLKYWLEVSPKEQTRRLQARINDGRKVWKLSPMDLKSYGRWYDYSRARDDMFAETDTSWAPWFVARSDDKRRARLNIIRHMLDHIPYEDLPRETVKLPKRQDPDGYETPNYPLKVIPELRWPTA comes from the coding sequence ATGGCCAAAAAACTGAAGACAGCCCATCGCCTGGAGTGTGCGCAATCAAAGCTCAAGCGGCGGGACTACGAGCGCGCGCTTGCGGAGCTTCATGTCGAACTGGTGAAGCTGCAGCAGTGGGTTGTCCAGAAAGGCATGAAGGTCTGCGTCGTCTTCGAAGGGCGCGACACCGCCGGCAAGGGCGGAACGATCAAGGCCATCACGGAGCGCGTGAGCCCGCGTGTCTTCCGCGTCGTCGCCTTGCCGACGCCGACCGAGCGCGAGAAGTCGCAAATGTACATCCAGCGCTACATCCCGCACCTGCCGGCCGCCGGGGAGATCGTCATCTTCGACCGGAGTTGGTACAACCGCGCCGGGGTCGAGCGGGTGATGGGCTTTTGCACGGAAGAGCAGGTGAAGCGGTTTCTCGACGCCGTCCCGAGCGTGGAGAAGGCCATCATCGAGTCCGGGGTGGTTCTGCTGAAATACTGGCTCGAAGTCAGCCCCAAGGAGCAGACGCGCCGTCTGCAGGCTCGGATCAACGACGGGCGCAAGGTCTGGAAGCTGTCGCCGATGGATTTGAAATCCTACGGCCGCTGGTACGACTATTCGCGCGCCCGCGACGACATGTTCGCGGAGACCGACACCTCCTGGGCGCCGTGGTTCGTCGCGCGGTCGGACGACAAGCGGCGGGCGCGCCTGAACATCATCCGCCACATGCTCGACCACATCCCCTACGAGGATCTGCCCAGGGAAACCGTGAAGCTGCCCAAGCGCCAGGACCCGGACGGCTACGAGACCCCCAACTACCCGTTGAAGGTCATTCCGGAGCTGCGATGGCCCACGGCGTGA
- a CDS encoding alpha/beta hydrolase, which translates to MLLLAWTLLAGGCATAVSVERVDHGTVHQQLTHNVLSAHALSDPTHNVLRRWSLTDRFLAQPENAMADLRALVTQGHGGADEIFALAEMSFLHAEEQGGRPYYLASALYAYAFLFPGGLDQPPSPYDPRFRLATDLYNRGLTSGLATEDRTGIAIREARHPLPFGELDVAFDPRELVWGGRQLTGFFPVAELQIHGLDARYRQPGIGAPLAAGTTQGTLAKGFQVAPRVKTPVTALLRIPDPRRQIMGGQVRANLELYPASETEAVLIDRQPVPLEVEHTATLAYMLDGMPVWEFEFGGFLRGGLLDKMPSRLVAMEPYRSGRIPVVFVHGTASSPVRWAEMLNDLRSDPRIRDRFQFWFFSYETGNPVPYSALLLRDALQEAVSTLDPSGREPALHEMVVIGHSQGGLLTKMTAVDTGPRLWNAAFRKPPDQLQLDPETRDLLTHALFVKPVPSVKRLVFIATPHGGSYVAGNRVSQFVASLVRLPGRLLRVSSEIGKLDDASTTLAGQTGFGSVHAMTPGSLLVQTLARTPIAAGVKAHSIIAVRGDGPVETGDDGVVEYKSAHIDGVESEYIVRSGHSTQSDPRTIEEVRRILLLHWDESCTKRTACGPLGTDAPRVASRTR; encoded by the coding sequence GTGCTCCTGCTGGCCTGGACGCTTCTCGCCGGGGGCTGCGCGACGGCGGTCAGCGTCGAACGCGTGGACCATGGCACCGTCCACCAGCAACTCACGCACAACGTCCTGTCGGCGCACGCGCTCAGCGATCCGACCCACAACGTGCTGCGCCGCTGGTCGCTGACGGACCGCTTCCTGGCGCAGCCGGAGAACGCCATGGCCGACCTCCGCGCGCTGGTCACGCAGGGGCATGGCGGCGCCGACGAGATCTTCGCCTTGGCCGAGATGTCGTTCCTCCACGCCGAGGAGCAGGGAGGGCGGCCCTATTATCTGGCCTCCGCCCTCTACGCCTACGCGTTTCTCTTTCCGGGAGGGCTGGACCAGCCGCCCAGCCCCTACGATCCCCGGTTCCGGCTGGCCACCGACCTGTACAACCGTGGCCTGACCTCCGGGCTGGCGACGGAGGACCGAACCGGCATCGCCATTCGGGAGGCCCGCCACCCGCTGCCGTTCGGTGAGCTGGACGTGGCCTTCGATCCTCGGGAGCTGGTGTGGGGCGGGCGCCAGCTGACCGGCTTCTTCCCGGTCGCCGAGCTGCAGATCCACGGCCTCGACGCCCGTTATCGCCAGCCCGGCATCGGCGCCCCCCTGGCGGCGGGAACCACGCAGGGCACCCTGGCGAAAGGCTTCCAGGTCGCCCCGCGCGTCAAGACGCCCGTGACCGCGCTGCTGCGCATTCCCGATCCCCGGCGCCAGATCATGGGCGGGCAGGTGCGCGCGAACCTCGAACTTTATCCCGCGTCCGAAACCGAGGCGGTGCTGATCGACCGCCAACCGGTGCCGCTGGAGGTCGAGCACACCGCCACGCTGGCCTACATGCTGGACGGCATGCCGGTCTGGGAATTCGAGTTCGGCGGCTTCCTGCGCGGCGGCCTGCTGGACAAGATGCCGTCCCGCCTCGTCGCGATGGAGCCGTACCGGTCCGGCCGCATTCCCGTCGTCTTCGTCCACGGGACGGCATCGAGCCCGGTGCGCTGGGCCGAAATGCTGAACGATCTGAGGAGCGACCCGCGCATCCGCGACCGTTTCCAGTTCTGGTTCTTCAGCTACGAGACGGGCAATCCCGTTCCCTACTCCGCGCTTCTGCTGCGCGACGCGCTGCAGGAGGCGGTGTCCACCCTGGACCCGTCCGGACGGGAACCGGCGCTGCACGAGATGGTCGTCATCGGGCACAGCCAGGGTGGCCTGCTGACCAAGATGACGGCGGTGGACACGGGTCCCCGGCTGTGGAACGCGGCGTTCCGCAAGCCGCCGGACCAGCTTCAGCTCGACCCGGAAACGCGCGACCTGCTGACGCACGCCTTGTTCGTGAAGCCGGTTCCGTCGGTCAAGCGCCTCGTCTTCATCGCCACGCCGCACGGCGGCAGCTACGTCGCTGGCAACCGGGTCAGCCAGTTCGTCGCAAGTCTGGTGCGGTTGCCGGGACGCCTCCTGAGGGTGAGTTCGGAAATCGGCAAGCTGGACGACGCCAGCACCACGCTTGCCGGACAGACGGGGTTTGGCAGCGTACACGCCATGACCCCCGGCAGCCTGCTGGTCCAGACCCTGGCGCGCACGCCCATCGCCGCGGGGGTCAAGGCGCATTCGATCATCGCGGTGCGCGGCGACGGACCGGTCGAAACCGGCGACGACGGCGTCGTGGAGTACAAGAGCGCCCACATCGACGGGGTCGAGTCCGAGTACATCGTGCGTTCCGGCCATTCGACGCAGTCCGACCCGCGCACGATTGAGGAGGTGCGCCGCATCCTTCTTCTCCATTGGGATGAGTCCTGCACGAAACGCACCGCGTGCGGGCCGTTGGGCACCGACGCTCCCCGCGTCGCGAGCCGGACCCGTTGA
- a CDS encoding DUF2092 domain-containing protein, translating to MNGLRWLMRSALCPALCVLALAWPAFGAEAPPSDSPPHAVEQDEPEDPPFDDEAMTALTRMADTLAQAQRFTVTIRASYDVVQDTGEKITFGERRALILNRPDGLRVEAQESDGKRSLVTFDGKAISVLDVDENVYAQIERAGTIDDAVRYLVQDLRVRLPLALLLVSTLPDELEQRLQTLDYVERDTLTAVPTDHLAGRTEDVDFQIWIATEGPPLPQRVTITYKGDEGEPQYRADFSEWNLDPDVQPAQLAFHPPDGAERIPVMIRVRRNAAGGSADGSEGAPK from the coding sequence ATGAACGGACTCAGGTGGCTGATGCGGTCGGCGCTGTGCCCGGCCCTCTGCGTTCTCGCCCTGGCCTGGCCGGCCTTCGGGGCCGAGGCGCCGCCGTCCGACAGCCCGCCGCACGCGGTCGAGCAGGACGAGCCGGAAGACCCGCCGTTCGACGACGAGGCGATGACCGCCCTGACGCGCATGGCCGACACGCTCGCCCAGGCCCAGCGCTTCACCGTGACCATCCGGGCCAGTTACGACGTGGTGCAGGACACGGGCGAGAAGATCACGTTCGGCGAGCGGCGCGCCCTTATCCTGAACCGTCCCGACGGGCTGCGGGTCGAAGCGCAGGAAAGCGACGGGAAGCGGTCGCTGGTGACGTTCGATGGAAAGGCGATTTCGGTGCTCGATGTGGACGAGAACGTCTATGCCCAGATCGAACGGGCCGGCACCATCGATGACGCCGTGCGCTATCTGGTCCAGGATCTTCGGGTGCGGCTGCCCCTGGCGCTGCTGCTGGTCAGCACGCTGCCGGATGAGCTGGAGCAACGCCTCCAAACGCTCGACTACGTGGAGCGGGACACGCTCACGGCGGTGCCGACCGATCATCTGGCGGGGCGGACCGAGGATGTCGACTTCCAGATCTGGATCGCCACCGAAGGCCCGCCACTGCCGCAGCGCGTGACCATCACCTACAAGGGTGACGAGGGCGAGCCGCAATACCGGGCCGACTTCTCCGAGTGGAACCTCGACCCGGACGTCCAGCCGGCGCAACTCGCCTTCCATCCTCCAGACGGCGCGGAGCGCATTCCGGTCATGATCCGTGTCCGCCGCAACGCGGCCGGCGGATCGGCCGATGGTTCGGAAGGAGCGCCGAAATGA
- a CDS encoding aminoglycoside adenylyltransferase domain-containing protein — MRPTSDLDILVVTASIWTTLMTGEILPKDQAADWAHVRAAYRGEEREDWSGLAPGLRPLLSASSRASRP, encoded by the coding sequence TTGCGCCCGACCAGCGATCTCGACATCCTCGTCGTCACCGCAAGCATCTGGACGACGCTCATGACCGGCGAAATCCTCCCGAAGGATCAGGCCGCCGATTGGGCGCACGTCCGGGCGGCCTATCGCGGCGAGGAGCGGGAGGATTGGAGCGGTCTCGCGCCGGGGCTGCGGCCGCTCTTGAGCGCGTCATCGCGCGCATCCAGACCCTGA
- a CDS encoding glycine zipper family protein — MKPTQFLRVAVVALPLAACADMSPTQQRALTGTTGGAAGGALIGAIAGNAGMGAAIGAGAGLAGGLLYDYHKRTEASAYQRGVQQGSTQRSGTQ; from the coding sequence ATGAAACCCACGCAGTTCCTCCGCGTCGCCGTCGTCGCGCTTCCCCTTGCGGCGTGCGCCGACATGTCACCGACCCAGCAGCGCGCGCTCACCGGCACGACCGGAGGCGCCGCTGGCGGAGCGCTGATCGGCGCCATCGCCGGCAACGCCGGCATGGGGGCCGCCATTGGCGCCGGCGCCGGTCTGGCCGGTGGTCTGCTCTACGACTATCACAAGCGGACCGAGGCTTCGGCCTACCAGCGCGGCGTCCAGCAGGGTTCGACCCAGCGAAGCGGAACTCAATGA
- a CDS encoding Rap1a/Tai family immunity protein — protein sequence MKHRTKAALAVALTATAITAANAQMGATPTETNFQVRTTGDLVRLCEATPNDPTGIAALHFCHGFAVGAYQYHQVVTAAEGKRQLVCAPTPPPSRNDAVAAFVTWAKQNPRLMDTPPVDGLFRFLSQRYPCRA from the coding sequence ATGAAACACCGAACCAAGGCCGCTCTGGCCGTTGCCCTGACGGCGACGGCGATCACCGCCGCGAACGCGCAGATGGGGGCCACTCCCACGGAAACCAATTTTCAGGTCCGGACCACGGGAGACCTTGTGCGGCTGTGCGAAGCCACACCAAACGACCCGACCGGCATCGCGGCACTCCATTTCTGCCACGGCTTCGCCGTCGGCGCCTACCAGTACCATCAGGTCGTGACGGCCGCCGAAGGCAAGCGCCAGCTGGTGTGCGCGCCGACGCCACCGCCGTCGCGCAACGACGCCGTTGCCGCGTTCGTCACCTGGGCGAAGCAAAATCCCAGGCTGATGGACACGCCGCCGGTGGATGGGCTGTTCCGCTTCCTGTCCCAGCGCTATCCCTGCCGCGCCTGA
- a CDS encoding DUF3141 domain-containing protein translates to MQRWVLFLDVLRRRGDQFMDHADKGKPPVLTFPYEVVMEGRKLKRPCNYMLLRILPDPAVGTDPAKRPFVIVDPRAGHGPGIGGFKPDSQIGTALRAGHPCYFIGFHPEPEPGQTLADVGEAEAFFIEHVGKLHDGADGKPCVIGNCQAGWAVMALSAVRPDLMGPIIIAGSPLSYWAGVKGRNPMRYLGGLYGGSWLAALASDLGNGRFDGAHLVGNFEKLDPANTYWKKAYNLYAHIDTEADRYLEFEKWWSGFFLMNGEEIEAITDELFVGNKMTSGGIVRNGRRLDLRNIRSPILVFASFGDNITPPQQALGWILDLYSDVEDIRAHEQTIVYNLHHDIGHLGIFVSGRVARKETSEFVENIDFIDLLPPGLYEMILQPKDPNVPGADLVAGDYVTRFEPRTLDDIRGLGGNTPEDDRRFAAVARVSDINKGLYATFARPSIQAAVNEPFAEWLRLMNPARGQYYLFSHLNPFMAPVGPMADWVREHRRPVSPDNPYLSAQNRISDEIVQGLDRWRDARDGAVERLFMGLYNAPLLQALVGLAAPGEEARPPRVRDEAFEALVEKRMAEIMARVEEGGVREALFRVLIHARRGEGALDERAFQMLRKIREEQPGAQHLSVDAARAIFREQVFLMLMDEDAAMSALPTLLPGEKERKEVMALAERVLEASGPLTPDQRARLRQVDALLHHKEKRIEAEREPPLRVLPGSGGSSLAKAATDLSRTDAQGRAMGTAKAK, encoded by the coding sequence ATGCAGCGCTGGGTCCTGTTCCTGGATGTCCTGCGGCGCCGCGGCGACCAGTTCATGGACCATGCCGATAAAGGAAAGCCGCCCGTCCTGACCTTCCCGTACGAGGTCGTGATGGAAGGGCGGAAGCTGAAGCGGCCCTGCAATTACATGCTGCTTCGCATCCTGCCGGATCCGGCCGTCGGCACGGACCCGGCCAAGCGCCCGTTCGTGATCGTCGATCCGCGCGCCGGTCACGGCCCCGGGATCGGCGGCTTCAAGCCGGACAGCCAGATCGGCACCGCCCTGCGCGCCGGCCACCCCTGCTATTTCATCGGCTTCCATCCCGAACCGGAGCCGGGGCAGACCCTGGCCGACGTGGGCGAGGCCGAGGCCTTCTTCATCGAGCATGTCGGAAAACTGCACGACGGCGCGGACGGAAAACCCTGCGTCATCGGCAATTGCCAGGCGGGCTGGGCGGTGATGGCGCTGAGCGCGGTCCGGCCCGACCTGATGGGGCCGATCATCATCGCTGGCTCCCCGCTGTCCTATTGGGCCGGCGTGAAGGGGCGGAATCCGATGCGCTACCTCGGCGGGCTCTATGGTGGCTCCTGGCTCGCCGCGCTGGCCAGCGATCTCGGCAACGGGCGCTTCGACGGGGCGCATCTGGTCGGCAACTTCGAGAAGCTGGACCCGGCCAACACCTACTGGAAGAAAGCGTACAATCTGTACGCCCATATTGACACGGAAGCGGACCGTTACCTGGAGTTCGAAAAGTGGTGGAGCGGCTTCTTCCTGATGAACGGGGAGGAGATCGAGGCCATCACCGACGAGCTGTTCGTCGGCAACAAGATGACCAGCGGCGGCATCGTCCGGAACGGGCGCCGGCTGGATTTGCGGAACATCCGCTCGCCGATCCTCGTCTTCGCGTCCTTCGGCGACAACATCACGCCGCCGCAACAGGCGCTGGGCTGGATCCTCGATCTGTACAGCGATGTCGAGGACATCCGGGCGCACGAGCAGACCATCGTCTACAACCTGCATCACGACATCGGCCACCTGGGCATCTTCGTGTCCGGCCGCGTCGCCCGCAAGGAGACGTCGGAGTTCGTCGAGAACATCGACTTCATCGACCTGCTGCCGCCCGGCCTCTACGAGATGATCCTCCAGCCGAAGGACCCGAACGTCCCCGGCGCCGATCTGGTCGCGGGGGACTACGTGACGCGGTTCGAGCCGCGCACGCTCGACGACATCCGCGGGCTCGGCGGCAACACGCCGGAGGACGACCGGCGTTTCGCCGCCGTGGCGCGCGTCTCGGACATCAACAAGGGCCTGTACGCCACCTTCGCCCGGCCCTCCATCCAGGCGGCCGTCAACGAGCCCTTCGCCGAATGGCTGCGGTTGATGAACCCGGCGCGCGGCCAGTATTACCTGTTCTCGCACCTCAACCCCTTCATGGCGCCGGTCGGCCCCATGGCCGACTGGGTGCGCGAACACCGCCGCCCGGTCAGCCCGGACAACCCGTACCTGAGCGCGCAGAACCGCATCTCGGATGAGATCGTGCAGGGGCTCGACCGCTGGCGGGACGCGCGGGACGGCGCCGTCGAACGTCTGTTCATGGGCCTCTACAACGCACCGCTCCTTCAGGCTCTGGTCGGGCTGGCCGCTCCGGGCGAGGAGGCCCGGCCGCCGCGCGTCCGCGACGAGGCGTTCGAAGCCCTGGTCGAGAAGCGGATGGCCGAGATCATGGCCCGCGTGGAGGAGGGCGGGGTGCGGGAGGCGCTGTTCCGCGTCCTGATCCACGCGCGGCGCGGCGAGGGCGCCCTCGACGAGCGTGCCTTCCAGATGCTGCGGAAAATCCGCGAGGAGCAGCCCGGCGCCCAGCACCTGTCCGTGGACGCGGCCCGCGCGATCTTCCGCGAGCAGGTCTTCCTGATGCTGATGGACGAGGACGCGGCGATGAGCGCGCTTCCCACGCTGCTGCCCGGCGAGAAGGAGCGCAAGGAGGTGATGGCGCTGGCGGAGCGCGTCCTGGAGGCTTCCGGACCGCTGACCCCCGACCAGCGCGCCCGCCTGCGGCAGGTGGATGCCCTCCTGCACCACAAGGAGAAGCGCATCGAGGCCGAGCGCGAGCCGCCCCTGCGCGTGCTGCCCGGGTCCGGCGGGTCGTCGCTGGCCAAGGCCGCCACCGACCTCAGCCGGACGGACGCGCAGGGCAGGGCGATGGGCACCGCGAAGGCCAAGTGA
- a CDS encoding bifunctional enoyl-CoA hydratase/phosphate acetyltransferase yields MAGSPPPPAHRHEKYERLVAACRAVSPIPTAVAHPCDASSLGGAVDAARQGFITPILIGPAARIRAVAAESGLDIAPYEIVDVPHSHAAAATAVELVRQGRAQLLMKGSLHTDELLREVARKDSGLRTERRISHVFIMDVPTYPKPLFITDAAVNIAPTLEDKRDIIQNAIDLARALGNPQPKVAILSAVETVNPKIPSTVEAGALCKMADRGQITGGLLDGPLALDNAISPEAARIKGIASPVAGQADILVVPDLEAGNMLAKNLTFLANADAAGIVLGARVPIVLTSRADSVMTRMASCAVAALYAHRQRIEQPVKG; encoded by the coding sequence ATGGCCGGCAGCCCGCCACCGCCCGCGCATCGGCATGAAAAGTACGAACGGCTGGTCGCCGCCTGCCGCGCGGTCTCGCCCATCCCCACGGCGGTGGCGCATCCCTGCGACGCCTCGTCCCTGGGCGGCGCCGTCGACGCGGCCCGTCAGGGCTTCATCACGCCGATCCTGATCGGGCCGGCCGCGCGCATCCGGGCCGTGGCCGCCGAGTCCGGTCTCGACATCGCCCCGTACGAGATCGTGGACGTGCCGCACAGCCACGCCGCCGCCGCAACGGCGGTGGAGCTGGTGCGCCAGGGGCGGGCCCAGCTCCTCATGAAGGGAAGCCTGCACACGGACGAGCTGCTGCGCGAGGTGGCCCGGAAGGACAGCGGGCTGCGGACGGAGCGGCGCATCAGCCACGTCTTCATCATGGACGTGCCGACCTACCCCAAGCCGCTGTTCATCACCGACGCCGCGGTGAACATCGCGCCGACCCTGGAGGACAAGCGCGACATCATCCAGAACGCCATCGATCTGGCGCGGGCGCTGGGGAATCCCCAGCCGAAGGTGGCGATCCTGTCGGCGGTCGAGACCGTCAATCCGAAGATCCCCTCCACCGTCGAGGCCGGCGCGCTGTGCAAGATGGCCGACCGGGGGCAGATCACCGGCGGCCTGCTGGACGGGCCGCTGGCGCTCGACAACGCCATCAGCCCCGAAGCGGCGAGGATCAAGGGCATCGCGTCGCCGGTCGCCGGGCAGGCCGACATTCTCGTCGTGCCGGATCTGGAGGCGGGCAACATGCTCGCCAAGAACCTGACCTTTCTGGCGAACGCCGATGCCGCCGGCATCGTGCTGGGGGCGCGGGTGCCCATCGTGCTGACCAGCCGGGCCGACAGCGTCATGACGCGCATGGCCTCCTGCGCCGTGGCGGCGCTCTACGCGCACCGGCAGCGGATCGAGCAGCCGGTGAAGGGGTGA
- a CDS encoding acetate/propionate family kinase, giving the protein MTETTIPETAIPETILVINAGSSSIKFQLFDAADGTLPARLRGRIEGIGTAPRLIVQGGSRDGGVPLSAESGDGVPGALAFLGAWLRERLGGAMPVAVGHRVVHGGPAYDRHVAVDDAVIGTLETYVPLAPLHQPNNLAPIRAIRTLLPDVLQVACFDTAFHRHHSEPADRYAIPDDLHREGVRRYGFHGLSYEYIAGRLPDLVPGIAGGRVVVAHLGSGASMCAIRDGRSVDSTMGFTALDGLPMGTRPGQLDPGVVLYLMDKGMDARAIERLLYHDCGLKGLSGVSNDVRDLLASTDPRAKLALDCFVYRASLAIGALAAAMGGIDGLVFTAGIGERAPAIRKAIAERARWLGFDLDEAANAANALCITTPDSRVKGCVVPTDEERMIALHTRAILRRHRSA; this is encoded by the coding sequence ATGACCGAGACGACCATTCCCGAGACGGCCATCCCCGAGACGATCCTGGTCATCAACGCCGGCTCCTCCAGCATCAAGTTCCAGCTGTTCGACGCGGCGGACGGGACGCTGCCGGCGCGCCTGCGCGGCCGGATCGAGGGGATCGGCACGGCGCCTCGGCTAATCGTCCAAGGCGGCAGCCGGGACGGCGGCGTTCCCTTGTCGGCGGAGTCCGGCGACGGGGTTCCCGGTGCGCTGGCCTTTCTCGGCGCGTGGCTGCGGGAGCGGCTGGGCGGCGCCATGCCGGTGGCGGTCGGGCATCGGGTGGTTCACGGCGGGCCGGCCTACGACCGCCATGTGGCGGTGGACGACGCGGTGATCGGGACGCTGGAGACCTACGTTCCGCTCGCCCCGCTCCACCAGCCGAACAATCTGGCGCCGATCCGGGCGATCCGGACGCTCCTGCCGGACGTGCTTCAGGTGGCCTGCTTCGACACGGCCTTTCACCGGCACCATTCCGAACCGGCCGACCGCTACGCCATCCCGGACGACCTCCACCGGGAGGGTGTGCGGCGCTACGGCTTTCACGGCCTGAGCTACGAATACATCGCCGGGCGCCTGCCGGACCTCGTCCCCGGCATCGCCGGCGGGCGGGTCGTCGTCGCGCATCTCGGCAGCGGGGCCAGCATGTGCGCCATCCGGGACGGGCGCAGCGTCGACAGCACCATGGGATTCACCGCGCTGGACGGGCTGCCGATGGGCACGCGGCCGGGGCAGCTGGACCCCGGCGTGGTCCTGTACCTGATGGACAAGGGCATGGACGCCCGCGCCATCGAACGGCTGCTGTACCACGACTGCGGCCTGAAGGGACTGTCCGGCGTCAGCAACGACGTGCGCGATCTGCTGGCCAGCACCGACCCGCGCGCCAAGCTCGCGCTGGACTGCTTCGTCTACCGGGCGAGCCTCGCCATCGGGGCGCTGGCCGCCGCCATGGGGGGCATCGACGGGCTCGTGTTCACGGCCGGCATCGGCGAACGGGCGCCGGCCATCCGCAAGGCCATCGCGGAGCGGGCGCGCTGGCTCGGCTTCGACCTCGACGAGGCGGCCAACGCCGCGAACGCGCTGTGCATCACGACGCCGGACAGCCGGGTCAAGGGCTGCGTCGTCCCGACCGACGAGGAACGGATGATCGCGCTCCACACCCGCGCCATCCTCCGCCGCCACCGCTCCGCGTGA
- a CDS encoding efflux RND transporter periplasmic adaptor subunit has translation MCWLSGFGSSGCGTSRSAILAGLLLLGCEQPAPPPAEATLIRALPVQVSQFDRTAALTGEIQARHESNLGFRVSGKVVERLVEVGQAVTSGQLLARLDNQDQTNAVRSAESDVAAAQAAVEQSRTQEERQRSLLANGFTTRVQYDNAQKRFQQAQAELNSAEAQLGSARDALSYTELRADRDGVITAKMAEPGQVVAVGQTVLRLADPNEREAVFQVPGASIRLEGREGLPPVEVRLVNDAKTVTEGTIREVSPGVDPVTRTYTVKVSLPNAPDAFLLGSSVVGRAKLPARPVVNLPSSALFQTESGKPAVWVVARPADTVSLRPVSVLQYDTGTVTVSSGLDDGDLVVVGGVQKLRPDQKVTIKQGSGA, from the coding sequence ATGTGCTGGCTATCCGGGTTTGGGTCTTCCGGGTGTGGGACATCCCGGTCGGCGATCCTCGCCGGCCTCCTGCTTCTCGGCTGCGAGCAGCCGGCGCCGCCGCCGGCCGAGGCGACGCTGATCCGCGCGCTGCCCGTGCAGGTGAGCCAGTTCGACCGCACCGCCGCGCTGACCGGCGAAATCCAGGCCCGCCACGAAAGCAACCTCGGCTTCCGCGTCAGCGGCAAGGTGGTCGAGCGGCTGGTGGAGGTCGGGCAGGCGGTCACGTCCGGGCAACTGCTGGCGCGGCTGGACAACCAGGACCAGACCAACGCCGTGAGATCCGCCGAATCCGACGTGGCGGCGGCTCAGGCCGCCGTCGAGCAGAGCCGGACGCAGGAGGAGCGCCAGCGCTCCCTGCTCGCCAACGGCTTCACCACCCGGGTCCAGTACGACAACGCCCAGAAGCGCTTCCAGCAGGCGCAGGCCGAGCTGAACTCCGCCGAGGCGCAGCTGGGCTCGGCGCGGGACGCGCTGTCCTACACCGAACTGCGCGCCGACCGCGACGGGGTCATCACGGCGAAGATGGCGGAGCCCGGCCAGGTGGTCGCCGTCGGTCAGACGGTGCTGCGGCTGGCCGACCCGAACGAGCGGGAAGCGGTCTTCCAGGTGCCGGGCGCCAGCATCCGGCTGGAGGGGCGGGAAGGCCTGCCGCCGGTCGAGGTGCGGCTCGTCAACGACGCCAAGACCGTCACCGAGGGCACGATCCGCGAGGTGTCTCCGGGGGTCGATCCGGTGACCCGGACCTACACCGTGAAGGTCTCCCTGCCCAACGCCCCCGACGCCTTCCTGCTCGGTTCCTCCGTCGTCGGGCGGGCCAAGCTGCCGGCGCGGCCGGTGGTCAATCTGCCGTCCTCGGCCCTGTTTCAGACGGAGAGTGGAAAGCCGGCGGTCTGGGTCGTGGCGCGGCCGGCCGACACGGTGAGCCTGCGCCCCGTCTCCGTCCTGCAATACGACACCGGCACGGTCACCGTCTCCAGCGGCCTCGACGACGGCGATCTGGTGGTGGTCGGCGGTGTCCAGAAGCTGCGGCCGGACCAGAAGGTCACCATCAAGCAGGGGAGCGGCGCATGA